A window of Xyrauchen texanus isolate HMW12.3.18 chromosome 10, RBS_HiC_50CHRs, whole genome shotgun sequence contains these coding sequences:
- the LOC127650203 gene encoding endothelin-1-like, translating into MDLRIIFPVLSMLSSGFFDLVTPASLSQGATSGTSISVHHSRTKRCSCASFLDKECVYFCHLDIIWVNTPERIVTYGLGNAPRKKRSVTEPVVPKPRCKCADSQDKTCSSFCLPNNALRYKTASDRAIPAAPGQNCAEKQCKHNLAAHQRTIRRVKNRQQSSDAPSRLKTAMKIHLLLEKWRVRQHHRARA; encoded by the exons ATGGATTTGAGGATTATTTTCCCAGTGTTATCAATGCTGTCTTCTGGATTTTTTGACTTGg TGACCCCAGCATCTTTGAGTCAAGGGGCAACATCAGGCACATCAATCTCTGTGCATCACTCCAGGACTAAGCGATGCTCCTGCGCAAGTTTTCTGGATAAAGAGTGTGTCTACTTTTGCCACCTGGACATAATATGGGTCAACACACCAGA GCGAATCGTGACATATGGACTTGGAAACGCTCCACGCAAGAAGCGTTCAGTCACAGAACCTGTTGTGCCCAAACCACGCTGCAAATGTGCAGATAGCCAAGACAAAACATGCTCTTCGTTCTGTCTACCAAACAATGCGTTACG GTATAAGACTGCGTCAGACAGGGCGATCCCTGCCGCCCCGGGCCAAAATTGTGCCGAGAAGCAATGCAAACACAACCTGGCAGCCCATCAGAGGACGATTAGAAG GGTGAAAAACAGACAGCAGAGCAGCGATGCCCCCTCCAGACTGAAGACTGCCATGAAGATTCATCTTCTCCTGGAGAAATGGCGGGTGAGGCAGCACCACAGGGCCCGAGCATGA
- the LOC127650185 gene encoding zinc finger protein 40-like: protein MPRTKQNNPKNLKDKIEEAQKELKDPKTAHKDLNESTGRNSEGIKGLKRKKIVAQNQLKKIPKSPIKKQSQTKKPISPNTFSSTKKATPSSSFSSSPSHGLPEPQDAEDVPQEASVSREVKEEHKDSPISELQALTHKTAAEQPCVEGPALKESWCDKSSKESSPSHTSAPLEVLLKAMEPDFNTLTERKNSSPKGHLGKSVSIPVTYSDYAVAMPALNYNVSSKPAFVPPFSTAKQQFYCSVASTRQCTTQQYVNMSGNRQQEKLGFQKSYSVGPSFTLNHAPVPSVSTVLPQSQPPVVQTCQSLSATVPNSIQVPVTPGFSPVQMTTLNFGMSQVPDISAKEQKLKKQGKYVCDYCKRACAKPSVLLKHIRSHTGERPYPCVTCGFSFKTKSNLYKHKKSHAHTIKLGLVKDSGSGSFSQESDKGLATNSDAEDSVDSYEESAADPDSSQSSLTALSESSMQSTGIVPGSQGEPEQSVMFETLKPFATQKGCEPKVTAALPKVVVHPVNVSPLQADSPRVIHSAPEHATAQRQRDFQPANIRSNLMVLSSLKEIDCTSPLQDSVSEDEDQHCKSPLGGSHAQLQRQQATDYSQQPQGKCLLSPRSLGSTDSGYFSRSESADQAMSPPSPFVKITPPSETDITKTPQVPPSPVMATVMHVAPIEKPRVSPGQMCPPLEAKALSLEERISKLISDNEAVVDDKQLDSVKPRRTSLSRRGSIDSPKSYIFKDSFQFDLKPPVRRSSSNSDIPKSPFTPTDKSKSVFLLSVPHQYPAMDCLPITRSNSMPTTPGQSALFPNVTPQPHPLRICHSFDDKISSLNDDVFSSAPSTPNPAVHPRTLVRQIAVEDLSTNDGHILISVNSMDESHHGPSITHELRSKSFEHATERNRKSQQGKGTMYECETCRNRYRKLENFENHKKFYCSELHGPKNKPMHARVIEPEVFGRGIQQPLLNRNAVITGIVEQPVMVRKRRKIKSVGDDDDQSPTETTPPCSRSFDSCQISTSSLGRPYTHHDQTISNSAVIGQMQIIGRVAEPQESRLSPIREAQINTPNKEREELQRQGSGTSVIRHTNSLSQPNSFETSESIDRSSPVDSGEKEVKCSAKCHTEAAVSSSSQSYHDRMSTPKCASQGMELHGKQTFAIASDSSTTAQQSRLVRQNNIQVPEILVTEESDRDFESQVVESTEKPVETFNWPPRSESLSKLPTEKLPPKKKRIRLAQMEHSSGESSFESSLSRSLSRESSLSRCSSISASFDRDDPPRSDSPSRADSVGKPPEAQGLPVANNTLGVPGIMRRATSEQISCTQPSVEISCDYRSKSFDCSSMSPSRPLSPIQTAMPKTTHCPPTAQVPLIERRRGPLACQMSLKIAPDPQLGGKQTVSIQRGPFINKSYGSQPRTINVNTSSLVQSFVLHSGEASLHKNEQMVQSINLGSQTHEPQVHGLPHPWHQNSRVVACQVQPLVRMVAGQTNIKRTSDEINKKSFIPKYQLRCPVLKTGQTYSLADVQVTQITLPVITIPIANDIKASQSNECNVYAVQPGYQAVINKPPIELPVGAQGDTASQITPVSTPVPQILITHDHTLAPASVASKVSFPIVHVVNSDSKTVPDIQNHRQPGSFAIQMKNKTKTTDQNQTTEQSILSLGSLHCTQKLASVNLCLQEVTASSKRMLSPANSLDIAMEKTQKRAKDEHGAACLTDGRSLNYLNSKMSEITRQRKLMLVRQVCTTELVDSPIETDAPEQLPETSQAEKDTQTQVPQTAAPEINEQEMESRTPITTVQSIQDSNTRSSPGLQSYTIQDNSSLKPQEKPEEHRWSPSKSPLRPPIFQGQVKLASSVSVVNTRDSHRLSFPSLKTATSFTWCFLMKRKSLHIQQTDQRTSAYSAWVVNPNNPNPFGLPTKVVMSLFDSKQTSKKIHYTQAKTTTLKSDILTYSGKLKDILPKVLIQQRSVPTENSGKMKPETPINESDRDSSKSEPHRVKIFDGGYKSNEEYVYVRGRGRGKYICEECGIRCKKPSMLRKHIRTHSDIRPFHCTHCNFSFKTKGNLTKHMKSKAHSKKCMEMGVAVGIIEDHDTEESGDRGRAGSADRQDSDGDDSDGPDDEDNDGEEEDEEDSQAESGLSATPSVSASPQHLPANQADMAPSSLLAQMSISPNHTPGPQHQLPTASDSQNSDSEFVAMTSPVSLVRQMSISASCSSPGPSPAPFTSHPVPASESHASDTDSVHMMSPVSPCRQMSIDYPDFDVPPSPPVPGKGTKLSQQDGVSSTFSKHTSECNANVDRGTQTSFDPLQEPLHFPNTGPIHDTRIEATTHLFSHLPLHSQPPHRSPYSMVPVGGIQLVPAGLAAYSTFVPIQAGPVQLTIPALSVIHRQSNSPLPALSTLPRMEGSPTQPLVVQEPVSNVLPCFPLSQVAGLQTLDATQTALQPVGFETLSVVGLASSTQLVPQQTLPLKATLGVQVLAASHAPRSSTDSPTQIPGLQILNIALPALIPSLSPLSALSPLPATQDKPRCPEGVASASAQVAESLPAPTPSASPTTANSGGAPSNTKPSSEVKQVSQSSPCTGSVDTEVMEKTTAMVETPQAPQQLPSFLHSSTTEKVLGVQHKATADGDSEAKTRQPVTRQPVTDDYNEASSDDEDRLVIAT from the exons aCAAAATAGAGGAGGCACAGAAGGAACTCAAAGACCCCAAAACTGCACATAAAG ATCTCAATGAAAGTACAGGCAGAAATTCCGAAGGCATCAAAGGactgaaaaggaaaaaaattgtGGCACAAAACCAGCTAAAGAAAATACCCAAATCTCCCATCAAGAAGCAATCACAAACCAAGAAACCCATTTCACCAAACACATTCTCTTCAACCAAGAAAGCCACACCCTCTTCTTCTTTCTCCAGCAGTCCATCACATGGTCTGCCTGAACCTCAAGATGCTGAAGATGTCCCACAGGAGGCATCAGTATCTAGAGAAGTAAAAGAGGAGCACAAGGATTCACCCATCTCAGAGCTGCAGGCTCTTACCCACAAAACTGCTGCAGAGCAACCTTGTGTTGAAGGACCTGCTCTGAAAGAAAGCTGGTGTGACAAAAGCAGCAAAGAATCATCTCCCTCTCACACAAGTGCTCCTCTGGAGGTACTGCTCAAAGCTATGGAGCCAGATTTCAACACACTGACAGAAAGGAAGAATAGTAGTCCAAAGGGACATCTTGGAAAATCAGTTTCCATTCCTGTCACTTATTCCGACTACGCTGTGGCTATGCCTGCTCTTAATTATAATGTCAGTTCAAAACCTGCATTTGTGCCACCATTCAGCACAGCCAAACAACAGTTCTATTGCAGCGTTGCGTCAACAAGGCAATGCACAACACAGCAGTATGTTAACATGTCAGGAAATCGTCAGCAGGAAAAACTAGGATTCCAGAAAAGCTACAGTGTGGGTCCTTCATTTACCTTGAATCATGCACCTGTTCCTTCAGTTTCTACTGTTTTACCTCAGAGCCAACCCCCTGTTGTACAAACATGCCAGTCTCTGTCAGCCACAGTCCCCAATTCGATCCAAGTACCTGTCACTCCAGGTTTCAGCCCTGTTCAGATGACAACTTTAAACTTTGGTATGAGTCAGGTACCTGATATCTCAGCTAAAGAGCAGAAACTGAAAAAGCAAGGCAAATATGTCTGTGACTACTGCAAAAGAGCTTGTGCCAAGCCAAGTGTGCTTCTAAAACACATACGTTCCCACACAGGAGAGAGACCATACCCATGTGTGACATGTGGATTTTCATTTAAGACAAAGAGCAATCTATACAAGCATAAGAAATCTCATGCACACACCATCAAATTAGGTCTTGTAAAAGATTCTGGAAGTGGATCCTTCTCTCAAGAGTCTGACAAAGGCCTCGCCACAAATTCTGATGCAGAGGACAGTGTGGACAGTTATGAGGAAAGCGCAGCTGACCCAGATTCTTCACAGAGCAGCCTAACAGCTTTATCTGAGAGCAGTATGCAGAGTACAGGCATAGTACCAGGCAGCCAAGGAGAGCCTGAGCAGTCGGTGATGTTTGAAACTCTGAAACCATTTGCCACTCAGAAGGGATGTGAGCCAAAAGTCACTGCTGCTCTCCCTAAAGTGGTTGTCCACCCTGTGAATGTTTCACCTTTACAGGCAGACAGCCCGAGAGTAATACATTCTGCACCTGAACATGCCACAGCCCAGAGGCAAAGGGATTTCCAGCCAGCAAACATAAGGTCCAATTTAATGGTTCTATCCTCACTGAAAGAAATAGATTGCACAAGTCCCCTTCAGGACTCCGTAAGTGAGGATGAAGATCAGCATTGTAAATCACCTCTTGGAGGCAGCCATGCCCAGCTGCAGAGACAACAAGCAACTGATTACTCTCAACAACCACAAGGCAAGTGTCTTCTAAGTCCCCGGAGCCTTGGAAGCACTGACTCTGGCTACTTTTCACGTTCTGAGAGTGCTGATCAAGCTATGAGTCCCCCAAGTCCTTTTGTTAAGATAACCCCACCATCAGAAACAGACATTACAAAAACTCCACAAGTTCCTCCTTCTCCAGTTATGGCAACTGTCATGCATGTAGCACCTATTGAGAAGCCTCGAGTTTCCCCAGGACAAATGTGCCCTCCATTGGAAGCCAAAGCTTTGTCTCTGGAGGAGCGTATCTCAAAGCTGATCTCAGATAACGAGGCTGTTGTAGATGACAAACAACTCGACAGTGTCAAACCCAGACGGACTTCCCTTTCTCGGAGGGGTAGCATTGATTCCCCTAAATCTTACATATTCAAAGACTCTTTTCAGTTTGATCTAAAACCACCAGTTAGAAGATCTAGTTCCAACTCTGACATACCAAAATCTCCTTTCACACCTACAGACAAATCCAAGTCAGTATTTCTCCTTTCTGTTCCACATCAGTATCCAGCCATGGACTGTTTACCTATTACAAGAAGTAATTCCATGCCTACCACACCTGGTCAGTCAGCTCTCTTCCCCAATGTAACACCTCAGCCCCACCCACTAAGAATTTGTCATTCATTTGATGACAAGATTAGCTCACTAAATGATGATGTGTTTTCTTCAGCTCCTTCTACTCCCAATCCTGCTGTACATCCTCGTACATTAGTCAGGCAGATAGCAGTTGAGGATTTATCGACAAATGATGGTCACATTCTCATTTCTGTTAATTCTATGGATGAGAGCCATCATGGCCCTAGTATTACACATGAGCTACGAAGTAAGTCCTTTGAGCACGCAACTGAAAGAAACCGAAAATCCCAACAAGGCAAGGGGACAATGTACGAATGTGAGACCTGCCGCAACCGCTACAGAAAACTAGAAAACTTTGAAAATCACAAGAAATTTTATTGTTCTGAACTGCATGGTCCAAAGAACAAGCCTATGCATGCCAGAGTCATTGAACCAGAAGTGTTTGGACGTGGCATTCAGCAGCCACTTTTGAACAGAAATGCTGTAATTACAGGCATTGTCGAGCAACCAGTGATGGTgagaaaaagaaggaaaattaaaagtgttggagatgatgatgacCAATCTCCAACTGAGACCACTCCTCCATGTTCAAGAAGTTTTGACTCCTGCCAAATATCCACAAGTTCGTTAGGACGACCTTATACACATCATGACCAGACAATAAGTAACTCTGCTGTTATAGGTCAAATGCAAATAATTGGAAGAGTTGCTGAACCACAGGAGTCAAGACTATCTCCAATACGAGAGGCTCAGATCAACACACCAAATAAAGAACGAGAAGAACTCCAGAGACAAGGAAGTGGAACTTCAGTCATTCGACATACCAACTCCCTCAGCCAACCAAATTCTTTTGAAACATCTGAGTCTATTGACAGATCATCTCCAGTAGATTCTGGGGAAAAGGAAGTAAAGTGCTCTGCAAAATGTCACACAGAGGCTGCAGTGAGTTCATCTTCACAAAGTTACCATGATAGAATGTCAACACCCAAGTGTGCCAGCCAAGGAATGGAGCTTCATGGTAAGCAAACATTTGCCATTGCTAGTGATAGTAGCACAACTGCGCAGCAATCCCGACTTGTGCGTCAGAACAACATTCAAGTCCCTGAAATCTTGGTAACAGAGGAATCCGACAGAGATTTTGAAAGTCAAGTTGTAGAATCAACAGAGAAACCTGTAGAAACCTTCAACTGGCCTCCGAGGAGTGAGAGCTTGTCAAAACTACCAACAGAGAAACTACCCCCTAAGAAGAAGCGCATAAGACTTGCTCAAATGGAACACTCCTCTGGTGAATCTAGCTTTGAATCAAGTCTCTCTCGTAGCCTCAGTAGAGAAAGTAGCTTGTCAAGGTGCTCTAGTATTTCAGCTTCGTTTGACAGAGATGATCCACCAAGATCTGATAGTCCATCCAGGGCAGATAGTGTTGGGAAGCCACCAGAGGCTCAAGGCCTTCCTGTAGCAAACAACACTCTTGGAGTGCCAGGCATAATGAGACGAGCTACCTCCGAGCAGATCAGCTGCACTCAGCCATCAGTGGAAATTTCTTGTGACTACCGTAGCAAATCCTTTGACTGCAGCAGCATGTCACCCAGTAGGCCTCTATCACCAATACAGACCGCCATGCCAAAAACTACACACTGTCCTCCAACTGCCCAGGTGCCTCTTATTGAAAGAAGAAGAGGGCCTTTGGCATGTCAAATGTCCTTGAAGATTGCACCAGACCCTCAACTTGGAGGAAAACAGACTGTCTCTATCCAAAGAGGGCCATTCATCAATAAATCTTATGGGTCCCAACCTAGAACAATAAATGTGAATACATCCTCACTTGTTCAGTCCTTTGTCCTGCATTCTGGAGAGGCCTCACTACATAAAAATGAGCAAATGGTTCAAAGCATCAACCTTGGAAGCCAAACCCATGAACCGCAAGTTCATGGCCTTCCACATCCATGGCATCAGAATTCAAGGGTTGTGGCATGCCAGGTGCAACCTCTGGTCCGAATGGTGGCTGGTCAGACAAATATTAAGAGGACCTCTGATGAGATAAATAAGAAAAGCTTTATACCTAAATACCAACTGCGTTGCCCAGTACTCAAAACAGGGCAAACTTATTCGTTAGCAGATGTGCAAGTCACACAGATTACTTTGCCTGTGATTACAATACCAATCGCTAATGACATTAAGGCCTCACAGTCAAATGAGTGCAATGTATATGCAGTACAACCTGGTTATCAGGCTGTAATCAATAAGCCCCCAATTGAATTGCCTGTTGGTGCACAAGGTGATACAGCCTCTCAAATTACACCAGTTTCTACACCTGTACCACAGATCCTTATCACCCATGATCACACATTAGCACCTGCTTCTGTGGCTTCTAAGGTCAGCTTCCCCATAGTGCATGTTGTGAACAGTGATTCAAAGACTGTACCAGACATCCAAAATCACAGACAACCTGGGTCATTTGCTATCCAGATGAAGAACAAAACCAAAACCACTGACCAAAACCAAACCACTGAGCAGAGCATACTCTCGCTTGGTTCACTTCATTGCACTCAAAAACTAGCTTCCGTAAATCTATGCCTTCAAGAGGTAACTGCCTCAAGCAAGCGGATGCTCTCCCCTGCCAACAGCCTGGACATTGCTATGGAAAAGACACAGAAACGGGCTAAAGATGAGCATGGTGCTGCATGTCTCACTGATGGTAGATCTCTAAATTACTTGAACTCAAAGATGTCAGAAATTACCAGGCAAAGGAAATTAATGCTGGTTAGACAGGTCTGCACGACAGAGCTGGTGGACAGCCCAATTGAGACAGATGCCCCAGAACAATTGCCAGAGACTTCACAAGCAGAAAAAGACACCCAAACACAAGTCCCTCAGACAGCAGCACCTGAGATCAACGAACAGGAGATGGAGAGCCGAACGCCTATCACAACAGTACAGTCTATTCAAGATTCTAACACACGTTCTTCACCTGGACTTCAAAGTTACACCATACAAGACAATTCATCTCTGAAACCACAAGAGAAACCCGAGGAACATCGTTGGTCTCCATCCAAATCCCCTCTTAGGCCTCCAATATTTCAGGGACAAGTAAAGTTAGCTTCTTCTGTGTCCGTTGTTAACACAAGAGACAGTCATCGGCTGTCTTTCCCCAGTCTTAAAACAGCTACTTCCTTTACCTGGTGTTTTCTCATGAAGAGGAAATCCCTCCACATTCAGCAGACAGACCAGAGGACCTCTGCCTACTCTGCCTGGGTGGTAAACCCCAACAATCCCAATCCATTTGGCCTTCCTACCAAAGTGGTGATGTCCTTGTTTGACTCCAAACAGACATCCAAGAAAATACACTACACCCAAGCCAAAACAACTACTTTGAAATCTGACATCTTGACCTATTCTGGAAAGTTGAAGGACATCTTGCCAAAA GTATTGATCCAGCAACGATCTGTGCCAACTGAGAACAGTGGCAAAATGAAACCAGAGACTCCAATTAATGAATCAGACAGAGACTCTTCGAAATCAGAACCCCACCGTGTGAAGATCTTTGATGGAGG TTATAAATCAAATGAGGAGTATGTGTATGTTCGGGGGCGTGGAAGAGGAAAATACATCTGTGAGGAGTGTGGAATTCGCTGCAAGAAACCTAGCATGCTGCGAAAACACATTCGTACCCACTCTGACATCCGTCCATTTCACTGTACGCACTGCAATTTCTCCTTCAAGACTAAAG GGAACCTTACCAAGCACATGAAGTCCAAAGCCCACAGCAAAAAGTGTATGGAGATGGGAGTTGCTGTTGGCATCATTGAAGACCATGATACAGAAGAATCAG GTGATCGAGGAAGAGCAGGAAGTGCTGACAGACAAGACTCAGATGGCGATGATTCCGATGGCCCAGATGACGAAGACAACGACGgggaggaggaagatgaggaggacAGCCAGGCAGAGTCTGGCCTCTCTGCAACACCCTCCGTTTCTGCAAGCCCACAGCATCTTCCTGCTAACCAGGCAGACATGGCTCCCAGCTCTCTGCTGGCCCAGATGTCTATCAGCCCAAACCATACCCCTGGTCCCCAACATCAGCTGCCTACTGCTTCCGACTCCCAGAACTCAGACAGTGAGTTTGTGGCTATGACGAGCCCCGTCTCTTTGGTCAGACAGATGTCAATCTCTGCTTCCTGTTCCAGCCCTGGCCCAAGTCCCGCTCCTTTCACTTCCCACCCCGTCCCTGCCTCAGAATCCCATGCCTCTGACACTGACTCTGTGCACATGATGAGCCCGGTGTCACCTTGCAGGCAGATGTCCATTGACTACCCCGACTTTGATGTTCCCCCTAGTCCCCCAGTGCCAGGCAAGGGCACCAAGCTCAGCCAG CAGGATGGAGTATCCAGCACCTTTTCCAAACATACAAGCGAGTGCAATGCCAACGTTGACCGTGGTACCCAGACCTCTTTTGACCCTCTTCAGGAACCCTTGCACTTTCCAAACACTGGTCCGATCCACGACACAAGAATAGAGGCCACTACTCACCTCTTCAGTCACTTGCCATTGCACTCCCAACCACCTCACCGCTCCCCGTACAGCATGGTACCTGTGGGTGGCATCCAGCTTGTACCTGCCGGTTTGGCTGCCTACTCTACATTTGTTCCCATTCAGGCCGGGCCAGTCCAGCTAACTATCCCAGCACTCAGCGTAATCCACAGGCAGTCCAACAGCCCTCTCCCAGCCCTGAGCACCTTGCCTCGGATGGAGGGCTCCCCAACACAGCCACTGGTAGTTCAGGAGCCAGTAAGTAATGTCCTGCCTTGTTTCCCTCTAAGCCAAGTGGCAGGACTCCAGACACTTGATGCTACACAAACTGCCCTGCAGCCTGTGGGCTTTGAGACCTTGAGCGTGGTGGGTCTGGCCAGCTCCACCCAACTGGTGCCTCAGCAGACTCTGCCACTAAAAGCCACCCTTGGCGTACAGGTGTTGGCGGCCAGCCATGCACCTCGGAGCAGCACAGATTCCCCCACACAAATCCCTGGCCTGCAGATTCTTAACATTGCCCTGCCAGCCCTCATACCATCCCTCAGCCCCCTCTCAGCTCTCAGCCCACTTCCAGCAACCCAGGACAAGCCACGTTGCCCTGAGGGTGTAGCATCTGCATCAGCACAGGTCGCTGAATCACTGCCTGCACCTACACCCTCAGCCAGTCCTACAACCGCTAATTCAGGAGGTGCGCCTTCAAACACAAAGCCATCTTCAGAGGTGAAGCAAGTCTCTCAGAGCAGCCCTTGCACTGGATCTGTGGACACAGAGGTCATGGAGAAGACTACAGCCATGGTGGAGACACCGCAAGCACCCCAACAGCTTCCTTCTTTTCTCCACTCATCCACTACTGAGAAAGTCTTAGGTGTTCAACACAAGGCAACAGCAGATGGGGATAGTGAAGCAAAAACACGGCAACCTGTCACCAGACAACCAGTGACAGATGATTACAATGAAGCTTCCAGTGATGATGAGGACAGACTTGTCATAGCTACATGA